In Xanthomonas sacchari, a genomic segment contains:
- the nusG gene encoding transcription termination/antitermination protein NusG, which produces MKRWYVVHAYSGFEKSVAQALRDRIVRDEMQERFGDVLVPTEEVIEMRSGQKRRSERKFFPGYVLVQIETHDEGGIPRIDNESWHLVKETPKVMGFIGGTADRPLPIRDEEADAILQRVQDGVEKPRPKVLFEPGQMVRVTDGPFNDFNGVVEEVNYEKSRLRVAVLIFGRSTPVELEFGQVEKA; this is translated from the coding sequence GTGAAGCGTTGGTATGTCGTTCACGCCTATTCAGGCTTCGAGAAGTCCGTGGCGCAAGCGCTGCGCGACCGTATTGTGCGTGACGAGATGCAGGAGCGCTTCGGCGACGTGCTGGTCCCCACCGAGGAAGTGATCGAGATGCGCTCCGGCCAGAAGCGCCGTTCCGAGCGCAAGTTCTTCCCGGGTTACGTGCTGGTGCAGATCGAGACCCACGACGAAGGCGGCATCCCGCGCATCGACAACGAAAGCTGGCACCTGGTCAAGGAAACGCCGAAGGTGATGGGCTTCATCGGCGGCACCGCCGACCGTCCGCTGCCGATCCGCGACGAAGAGGCCGATGCGATACTGCAGCGTGTTCAGGATGGCGTGGAAAAGCCGCGTCCGAAGGTGCTGTTCGAGCCGGGCCAGATGGTCCGCGTCACCGACGGCCCATTCAACGACTTCAACGGCGTGGTCGAGGAAGTCAACTACGAGAAGAGCCGCCTGCGCGTGGCGGTGCTGATCTTCGGTCGCTCCACCCCGGTGGAACTGGAATTCGGCCAGGTCGAGAAGGCCTGA
- the secE gene encoding preprotein translocase subunit SecE, producing the protein MNSKIEHSKGPAASSGGDIVKYVIAALLVVAGLFVWFWFGEPSRAAQLGGWSGPLRGLAVLAGLVAGAAVFLLTAKGREGREFLSESRFELRKVVWPTRQEAIRTTWVVIVVVIILSLLLGGFDFLIQKLMQWFVSR; encoded by the coding sequence ATGAACAGCAAGATCGAGCATTCCAAAGGCCCCGCCGCATCCTCTGGCGGCGATATCGTCAAGTACGTCATCGCTGCGCTGCTGGTGGTCGCCGGCCTGTTTGTCTGGTTCTGGTTCGGCGAGCCGAGTCGTGCTGCGCAATTGGGAGGCTGGTCCGGTCCGCTGCGCGGACTGGCCGTGTTGGCCGGCCTGGTCGCCGGTGCCGCGGTGTTCCTGCTGACCGCCAAGGGCCGCGAAGGCCGTGAGTTCCTGTCCGAATCCCGATTCGAACTGCGTAAGGTGGTGTGGCCGACCCGTCAGGAAGCCATTCGCACCACCTGGGTGGTGATCGTGGTGGTGATCATTCTGAGTCTGCTGCTGGGCGGGTTCGATTTCCTGATCCAGAAGCTGATGCAGTGGTTCGTGAGCCGTTGA
- the tuf gene encoding elongation factor Tu: MAKGKFERTKPHVNVGTIGHVDHGKTTLTAALTKIGAERFGGEFKAYDAIDAAPEEKARGITISTAHVEYESPTRHYAHVDCPGHADYVKNMITGAAQMDGAILVCSAADGPMPQTREHILLSRQVGVPHIVVFLNKADMVDDAELLELVEMEVRELLSKYDFPGDDTPIIHGSARLALEGDQSEIGVPAILKLVDALDSFIPEPQRDVDKPFLMPVEDVFSISGRGTVVTGRIERGVIKVGDEIEIVGIRATQKTTVTGVEMFRKLLDQGQAGDNAGLLLRGTKRDDVERGQVLCKPGSIKPHTDFEAEVYVLSKDEGGRHTPFFKGYRPQFYFRTTDITGAVQLPEGVEMVMPGDNVKMVVTLINPVAMDEGLRFAIREGGRTVGAGVVAKIIK; this comes from the coding sequence ATGGCCAAGGGTAAGTTCGAGCGCACCAAGCCGCACGTCAACGTCGGCACCATCGGTCACGTCGACCACGGCAAGACCACGCTGACCGCGGCGCTGACCAAGATCGGCGCAGAGCGCTTCGGCGGCGAGTTCAAGGCGTATGACGCGATCGACGCGGCGCCGGAAGAGAAGGCGCGCGGCATCACGATCTCGACCGCCCACGTGGAATACGAATCCCCGACGCGCCACTACGCGCACGTGGATTGCCCGGGTCACGCGGACTACGTGAAGAACATGATCACCGGTGCGGCGCAGATGGACGGCGCGATCCTGGTGTGCTCGGCCGCCGACGGCCCGATGCCGCAGACCCGCGAGCACATCCTGCTGTCGCGTCAGGTCGGCGTGCCGCACATCGTGGTGTTCCTGAACAAGGCCGACATGGTCGACGACGCCGAGCTGCTCGAGCTGGTCGAGATGGAAGTGCGCGAGCTGCTGAGCAAGTACGACTTCCCGGGCGACGACACCCCGATCATCCACGGTTCGGCCCGTCTGGCGCTGGAAGGCGACCAGAGCGAGATCGGCGTGCCGGCGATCCTGAAGCTGGTGGACGCGCTGGACTCGTTCATCCCGGAGCCGCAGCGCGACGTGGACAAGCCGTTCCTGATGCCGGTGGAAGACGTGTTCTCGATCTCGGGCCGCGGCACCGTGGTGACCGGCCGTATCGAGCGCGGCGTGATCAAGGTGGGCGACGAAATCGAAATCGTCGGCATCCGTGCGACGCAGAAGACCACCGTGACCGGCGTGGAAATGTTCCGCAAGCTGCTGGACCAGGGTCAGGCGGGCGACAACGCGGGCCTGCTGCTGCGCGGCACCAAGCGTGACGACGTGGAGCGCGGCCAGGTGCTGTGCAAGCCGGGTTCGATCAAGCCGCACACCGACTTCGAAGCCGAAGTGTACGTGCTGTCGAAGGACGAGGGCGGCCGTCACACCCCGTTCTTCAAGGGCTACCGTCCGCAGTTCTACTTCCGCACCACCGACATCACCGGTGCGGTGCAGCTGCCGGAAGGCGTGGAAATGGTGATGCCGGGCGACAACGTCAAGATGGTGGTGACGCTGATCAACCCGGTGGCGATGGACGAAGGCCTGCGTTTCGCGATCCGCGAAGGCGGCCGTACCGTCGGCGCCGGCGTGGTGGCCAAGATCATCAAGTAA
- the ychF gene encoding redox-regulated ATPase YchF, translating into MGIKCGIVGLPNVGKSTLFNALTKAGIAAANFPFCTIEPNVGVVPVPDPRLNALAAIINPQKVVPTAVEFVDIAGLVAGAASGEGLGNKFLAHIREVDAITHVVRCFEHGDIIHVNNKVDPVSDIETIDTELALADLDSVEKALNRAERSAKGGDKDAAARKPVLAKLQAALAEGKAGRNAGLDEEEKALVRDLFLLTLKPVMYIANVLEDGFENNPHLDAVRAHAAAEGAEVVPVSAAIEEELSQLDDADRDAFLADLGLSEPGLNRVIRAGYTLLGLQTYFTAGVKEVRAWTVKAGSTAPQAAAVIHTDFEKGFIRAETIAYDDFIKYKGEAGAKEAGRLRLEGKEYRVQEGDILHFRFNV; encoded by the coding sequence ATGGGCATCAAATGCGGCATCGTCGGCCTGCCCAACGTCGGCAAGTCGACCCTGTTCAATGCGCTGACCAAGGCGGGCATCGCCGCGGCCAACTTTCCGTTCTGCACGATCGAGCCGAACGTGGGCGTGGTGCCGGTGCCGGATCCGCGCCTGAACGCGCTGGCGGCGATCATCAATCCGCAGAAGGTCGTGCCGACCGCGGTCGAGTTCGTCGACATCGCCGGCCTGGTCGCCGGTGCGGCCAGCGGTGAAGGCCTGGGCAACAAGTTTCTGGCGCACATTCGCGAAGTCGACGCGATCACCCACGTGGTGCGCTGCTTCGAGCATGGCGACATCATCCACGTGAACAACAAGGTCGACCCGGTCTCGGACATCGAGACCATCGACACCGAGCTGGCCCTGGCCGACCTGGACAGCGTGGAGAAGGCGCTCAACCGCGCCGAGCGTTCGGCCAAGGGTGGCGACAAGGACGCGGCGGCGCGCAAGCCGGTGCTGGCCAAGCTGCAGGCCGCGCTGGCCGAGGGCAAGGCCGGGCGCAATGCGGGCCTGGACGAGGAGGAGAAGGCGCTGGTGCGCGACCTGTTCCTGCTCACGCTCAAGCCGGTGATGTACATCGCCAACGTGCTGGAAGACGGGTTCGAGAACAATCCGCACCTGGACGCCGTGCGCGCGCATGCCGCCGCCGAGGGCGCCGAGGTGGTGCCGGTGTCGGCGGCGATCGAGGAAGAGCTGTCGCAGTTGGACGACGCCGACCGCGATGCGTTCCTGGCCGACCTGGGCCTGAGCGAGCCCGGCCTGAACCGGGTGATCCGCGCCGGCTACACCTTGCTGGGGCTGCAGACCTACTTCACCGCGGGTGTGAAGGAAGTGCGCGCCTGGACGGTCAAGGCCGGGTCGACCGCGCCGCAGGCCGCGGCGGTGATCCACACCGACTTCGAGAAGGGCTTCATTCGCGCCGAAACCATCGCCTACGACGACTTCATCAAGTACAAGGGCGAGGCCGGGGCCAAGGAAGCCGGGCGTCTGCGCCTGGAGGGCAAGGAATACCGCGTGCAGGAAGGCGACATCCTGCATTTCCGCTTCAACGTCTGA
- the pth gene encoding aminoacyl-tRNA hydrolase, which translates to MTGLRLIVGLGNPGAEHANTRHNAGFRFVDALAERAGARWSVDAKLFGETAKVEIAGQAVWLLKPATFMNLSGKSVTAALRFWKIEPAQALLAHDELDLAPGTARLKFDGGHGGQNGLRDTIRLLGHAGFHRLRIGIGHPGHKDKVVPWVLGRAGKDDQILIDRAIDDAIAVLPLAVQGDFNEAMKRLHTQGK; encoded by the coding sequence ATGACTGGTCTGCGGCTGATCGTCGGCCTGGGCAATCCCGGTGCCGAACACGCGAACACCCGGCACAACGCCGGGTTTCGTTTTGTCGACGCGTTGGCCGAGCGGGCCGGCGCGCGCTGGAGCGTGGACGCCAAGCTGTTCGGCGAGACCGCCAAGGTCGAGATCGCCGGGCAGGCGGTATGGCTGCTGAAGCCGGCCACCTTCATGAATCTCAGCGGCAAGTCGGTGACCGCCGCGCTGCGCTTCTGGAAGATCGAACCGGCGCAGGCGCTGCTGGCGCACGACGAACTGGACCTGGCGCCGGGCACGGCGCGGCTCAAGTTCGACGGCGGCCACGGCGGCCAGAACGGACTGCGCGATACCATTCGCCTGCTCGGACATGCCGGCTTCCACCGCCTGCGCATCGGCATCGGCCATCCCGGGCACAAGGACAAGGTGGTGCCTTGGGTGCTGGGACGCGCCGGCAAGGACGACCAGATCCTCATCGATCGCGCCATCGACGACGCCATCGCGGTGCTGCCGCTGGCGGTGCAGGGCGACTTCAACGAGGCGATGAAGCGGTTGCATACGCAGGGGAAATAG
- a CDS encoding 50S ribosomal protein L25/general stress protein Ctc, whose product MATTHEIKVQRREVEGKGASRRLRRDGLIPAIVYGGELKPVNIQLDHNEVWLASQNDWFYSSILSLSLNGDVQKVLLRDMQRHPFKQLIMHIDFQRVNDNEALHASVPLHFINEDVSPAGKSAEVVVTHELNEIQVVCLPKDLPEFVEVDLSALSVGDVIHLSDLKLPAGVELPELKLGKEHDVAVVIAKHGRVEEEPEATDAAAAAEPAKKDAK is encoded by the coding sequence ATGGCAACCACGCATGAAATCAAGGTTCAGCGCCGCGAGGTCGAGGGTAAGGGTGCGAGCCGCCGCCTCCGTCGCGACGGCCTGATCCCGGCCATCGTCTACGGTGGCGAGTTGAAGCCGGTCAACATCCAGCTCGACCACAACGAAGTCTGGCTGGCCAGCCAGAACGACTGGTTCTATTCGTCCATCCTCAGCCTGAGCCTGAACGGCGACGTGCAGAAGGTGCTGCTGCGCGATATGCAGCGTCACCCGTTCAAGCAGCTGATCATGCACATCGACTTCCAGCGCGTGAACGACAACGAGGCGTTGCACGCTTCGGTGCCGCTGCACTTCATCAACGAGGACGTGTCCCCGGCCGGCAAGTCGGCTGAAGTCGTCGTCACCCACGAGCTGAACGAAATCCAGGTCGTGTGCCTGCCGAAGGACCTGCCGGAGTTCGTCGAAGTCGACCTGTCCGCGCTGTCGGTCGGCGACGTGATCCACCTGTCCGACCTGAAGCTGCCGGCCGGCGTCGAGCTGCCGGAACTGAAGCTGGGCAAGGAGCACGACGTGGCGGTGGTCATCGCCAAGCACGGCCGTGTCGAGGAAGAGCCGGAAGCCACCGACGCGGCGGCCGCCGCCGAGCCGGCCAAGAAGGACGCCAAGTAA
- a CDS encoding ribose-phosphate diphosphokinase, whose product MQDQRNLLVFSGNANKPLAKSICRELGVRPGKAMVSSFSDGEVQVEIEENVRRQEVFVIQPTCAPSAENLMELLVIIDALKRASAASVTAVVPYFGYSRQDRRMRSSRVPITAKVAAKMFSAVNADRVLTVDLHADQIQGFFDIPVDNVYASPLLLADIWRAYGTDNLIVVSPDVGGVVRARAVAKRLDDADLAIIDKRRPRANVSTVMNIIGDVEGKTCVLVDDIVDTAGTLCAAAAALKERGALKVAAYCTHPVLSGPAVSNITNSQLDELVVTDTIPLSEAARACGKIRQLSVAELLAETIRRIAFGESVSSLYVD is encoded by the coding sequence ATGCAAGACCAACGCAACCTGCTGGTGTTCTCCGGCAACGCCAACAAGCCCCTGGCCAAAAGCATCTGCCGCGAGCTGGGCGTGCGCCCAGGCAAGGCGATGGTCTCCAGCTTCTCCGACGGCGAAGTGCAGGTGGAGATCGAGGAGAACGTGCGCCGGCAGGAAGTGTTCGTGATCCAGCCGACCTGCGCGCCCAGCGCAGAGAACCTCATGGAGCTGCTGGTGATCATCGACGCGCTCAAGCGCGCCAGCGCCGCCAGCGTCACCGCGGTGGTGCCGTACTTCGGCTACTCGCGGCAGGACCGGCGCATGCGCTCCTCGCGCGTGCCGATCACCGCCAAGGTCGCGGCGAAGATGTTCAGCGCGGTCAATGCCGACCGCGTGCTGACCGTGGACCTGCACGCCGACCAGATCCAGGGCTTCTTCGACATCCCGGTCGACAACGTCTACGCCTCCCCGCTGCTGCTGGCCGACATCTGGCGCGCCTACGGCACCGACAACCTGATCGTGGTGTCGCCGGACGTGGGCGGCGTGGTCCGCGCGCGCGCCGTGGCCAAGCGCCTGGACGATGCGGACCTGGCGATCATCGACAAGCGCCGCCCGCGCGCCAACGTGTCCACGGTGATGAACATCATCGGCGACGTCGAGGGCAAGACCTGCGTGCTGGTCGACGATATCGTCGACACCGCCGGCACCCTGTGCGCCGCCGCGGCCGCGCTGAAGGAGCGCGGCGCGCTGAAGGTCGCCGCGTACTGCACGCACCCGGTCCTGTCGGGCCCGGCGGTGAGCAACATCACCAATTCGCAGCTGGACGAACTGGTGGTCACCGACACCATCCCGCTGTCGGAGGCCGCCCGCGCCTGCGGCAAGATCCGTCAGCTCAGCGTCGCCGAGCTGCTGGCCGAAACCATCCGCCGCATCGCCTTTGGCGAGTCGGTGAGTTCGTTGTACGTCGATTAA
- the ispE gene encoding 4-(cytidine 5'-diphospho)-2-C-methyl-D-erythritol kinase: protein MSGTIDGGWSSWPAPAKLNLFLQITGRRADGYHQLQTVFRLLDWGDTVHLRLRPDGVVARIGPSVAGVAEADDLLVRAARLLQKAANVAQGVEIRVEKCIPAGGGFGGGSSDAATALVALNALWGAGLDEDALAALGLSLGADVPVFVRGRDAWAEGVGERLTPLALPPAWYVLADPGVHVPTAALFQSPDLTRDAAPAKIADFVSGLLLGNAFEPVLLRREPAVQATFQALARIGTPRLTGSGSGCFVEFADRAAAVRALADLPDGMRAWVAGGVPRSPLLDALEAWHRFTQGRRQEAQGTRF, encoded by the coding sequence ATGAGCGGGACCATCGACGGGGGCTGGTCGAGCTGGCCGGCCCCGGCGAAGCTGAACCTGTTCCTGCAGATCACCGGCCGCCGCGCCGATGGCTACCACCAGCTGCAGACCGTGTTCCGGCTGCTGGACTGGGGCGATACGGTGCACCTGCGGTTGCGTCCCGACGGGGTGGTGGCGCGGATCGGCCCCTCTGTGGCCGGCGTCGCCGAGGCCGACGACCTGCTGGTGCGGGCTGCGCGGCTGCTGCAAAAAGCGGCGAATGTCGCGCAAGGGGTGGAGATCCGCGTCGAAAAGTGCATCCCGGCCGGTGGTGGCTTCGGGGGCGGCTCGTCCGATGCGGCGACCGCACTGGTGGCGCTGAACGCGCTGTGGGGCGCCGGGCTGGACGAGGACGCCCTGGCCGCGCTCGGCCTGTCGCTGGGGGCGGACGTGCCGGTGTTCGTGCGCGGGCGCGACGCCTGGGCCGAGGGGGTGGGGGAGCGGTTGACCCCGCTCGCGCTGCCGCCGGCCTGGTATGTGCTCGCCGATCCGGGGGTGCACGTGCCCACCGCGGCACTGTTCCAGTCCCCCGATTTGACGCGGGATGCTGCGCCCGCGAAAATAGCGGACTTCGTTTCAGGTCTCCTGCTCGGCAACGCGTTCGAGCCGGTCCTGCTTCGCCGCGAACCGGCCGTCCAGGCCACGTTCCAGGCGCTCGCGCGGATCGGCACGCCACGCTTGACCGGATCGGGAAGCGGTTGTTTCGTCGAGTTCGCCGATCGCGCTGCCGCCGTGCGCGCGCTGGCGGACTTGCCGGATGGGATGCGCGCCTGGGTGGCAGGTGGCGTCCCGCGTTCGCCGCTGCTCGACGCGCTGGAGGCTTGGCACAGGTTTACGCAGGGGCGTCGCCAAGAGGCCCAAGGCACCAGGTTTTGA
- the lolB gene encoding lipoprotein insertase outer membrane protein LolB: protein MSSGLRAAWALAAGLLLAGCSALPTRAPAPVAVAAPDAAAQQAEAARAQWLQAHPDWAFQGRVAITKGRNGGSGRIDWTQRQRQYEVQLSAPVTRQSWRLIGDSHSEAGRLEGLEGGPREGENAEQLLLEATGWEIPVNLLPDWVRGLVATDAQAPERVDYDAQGRPHTLRQMGWEIEFQDWYPPSDGRPALPRRIEARNGDAKVRLLVDAWTVPAP from the coding sequence GTGAGTTCCGGTCTGCGCGCCGCCTGGGCGCTGGCCGCCGGGCTGTTGCTGGCCGGTTGCAGTGCGCTGCCGACGCGCGCCCCGGCGCCGGTTGCCGTCGCCGCGCCCGATGCCGCCGCGCAGCAGGCCGAGGCGGCACGCGCGCAGTGGCTGCAGGCGCATCCGGACTGGGCGTTCCAGGGGCGGGTGGCGATCACCAAGGGCCGCAACGGCGGCAGCGGCCGCATCGACTGGACGCAGCGGCAGCGGCAGTACGAAGTGCAGCTCAGTGCGCCGGTGACCCGGCAGAGCTGGCGCCTGATCGGCGACAGCCACTCCGAGGCCGGGCGCCTGGAAGGGTTGGAGGGCGGCCCGCGCGAGGGCGAGAACGCCGAGCAACTGCTGCTGGAGGCGACCGGCTGGGAAATCCCGGTCAACCTGCTGCCGGACTGGGTGCGCGGGCTGGTGGCGACCGACGCGCAGGCGCCGGAGCGGGTCGACTACGACGCGCAGGGGCGGCCGCACACGCTGCGGCAGATGGGCTGGGAGATCGAATTCCAGGACTGGTACCCGCCCAGCGACGGCCGTCCGGCACTGCCGCGGCGCATCGAGGCGCGCAACGGCGACGCCAAGGTGCGCCTGCTGGTCGACGCCTGGACCGTGCCCGCGCCATGA
- a CDS encoding tetratricopeptide repeat protein, with the protein MPALIRIRTFLLLSAIAAVAAPAAAKAPSPAQDVMTPVLAGEFALQAGQLADASRWYLQAANASPGDAGLAERATRIAMLANDSTAAAQALALWRQRAPESLAMRSAEAALALRNGNLRQARSLLVALLRDKDPRGWRFALIALVSGNRDPEVAAKALDQLLDANAIPDQLEAWQEFGRLALRLDQPKLAERIVDQLVKRFPQEPRVALLHATQLQQAGKTEQARALLQGVEPEVAGDPDLRTALAYAYDAIGDTAAAARVLALGPQTTQNYGLRASMLAKLQDNAALTALYDELRKGADRPDPERRLLLGKIAEFLKRNQEAVDWYRGVPGGPLRSEARLRAAGALYALGQKDAAFAEARALQDDAEADDAARRDAYVLEAELRQRSGDDAGELQVFERGLAAYPDDNALLYARGLAWERRDRIDRAEADLRKILVTEPENVAALNALGYTLADRTKRYREALQLIDRARTADPDNAAIIDSYGWVLYRLGKTQEALVQLRRAWSLVKDPEIAAHIGQVLWEQGKREEANKYFEEARKLDPDNRALRRALEQVAS; encoded by the coding sequence ATGCCCGCACTGATTCGCATCCGTACCTTTCTGTTGCTGTCCGCAATCGCCGCCGTGGCCGCACCGGCCGCCGCCAAGGCGCCGAGCCCCGCCCAGGATGTGATGACGCCGGTGCTGGCCGGTGAGTTCGCGCTGCAGGCCGGGCAATTGGCCGACGCCTCGCGCTGGTACCTGCAGGCGGCCAACGCCAGCCCGGGCGATGCCGGCCTGGCCGAACGCGCCACCCGCATCGCGATGCTGGCCAACGACAGCACCGCCGCCGCCCAGGCCCTGGCGCTGTGGCGGCAGCGTGCGCCCGAGTCGCTGGCCATGCGCAGCGCCGAGGCCGCGCTGGCCCTGCGCAACGGCAACCTGCGCCAGGCGCGCAGCCTGCTGGTGGCCCTGCTGCGCGACAAGGACCCGCGCGGCTGGCGCTTCGCGCTGATCGCCCTGGTCAGCGGCAACCGCGATCCGGAGGTCGCGGCCAAGGCCCTGGACCAGTTGCTCGACGCCAACGCCATCCCCGACCAGCTCGAGGCCTGGCAGGAGTTCGGGCGCCTGGCGCTGCGCCTGGATCAGCCCAAGCTGGCCGAACGCATCGTCGACCAACTGGTCAAGCGCTTCCCGCAGGAGCCGCGGGTCGCGCTGCTGCATGCCACGCAGTTGCAGCAGGCGGGCAAGACCGAACAGGCGCGGGCGCTGCTGCAGGGCGTCGAGCCCGAGGTGGCGGGCGACCCGGACCTGCGCACCGCGCTGGCCTACGCCTACGACGCGATCGGCGACACCGCTGCCGCGGCGCGGGTGCTGGCGCTGGGGCCGCAGACCACCCAGAACTACGGCCTGCGCGCCTCGATGCTGGCCAAGCTGCAGGACAACGCCGCCCTGACCGCGCTGTACGACGAGCTGCGCAAGGGCGCCGACCGGCCCGATCCGGAGCGGCGCCTGTTGCTCGGCAAGATCGCCGAGTTCCTCAAGCGCAACCAGGAAGCGGTGGACTGGTACCGCGGCGTGCCGGGCGGTCCGCTGCGCAGCGAGGCGCGGCTGCGCGCTGCCGGCGCGCTGTACGCGCTTGGCCAGAAGGACGCCGCCTTCGCCGAGGCGCGCGCGCTGCAGGACGATGCCGAGGCCGACGATGCCGCGCGCCGCGACGCCTACGTGCTGGAGGCGGAACTGCGCCAGCGCAGCGGCGACGACGCCGGCGAGCTGCAGGTGTTCGAGCGCGGCCTGGCCGCGTACCCGGACGACAACGCGCTGCTGTACGCACGCGGGTTGGCCTGGGAGCGCCGCGACCGCATCGACCGCGCCGAAGCCGACCTGCGCAAGATCCTGGTCACCGAGCCGGAGAACGTGGCGGCGCTGAATGCGCTCGGCTACACCCTGGCCGACCGTACCAAGCGCTACCGCGAGGCGCTGCAACTGATCGACCGCGCACGCACCGCCGACCCCGACAATGCCGCGATCATCGACAGCTACGGCTGGGTGCTGTATCGGCTCGGCAAGACCCAGGAAGCGCTGGTGCAACTGCGCCGCGCCTGGAGCCTGGTCAAGGATCCGGAAATCGCCGCGCACATCGGCCAGGTGCTGTGGGAGCAGGGCAAGCGCGAGGAAGCCAACAAGTACTTCGAGGAGGCGCGCAAGCTCGATCCGGACAATCGCGCGCTGCGCCGCGCGCTGGAACAGGTGGCGTCGTGA
- the hemA gene encoding glutamyl-tRNA reductase — translation MTLWVLGLNHQTAPVDLRERVAFAGDALPRALQSLRALPDVAEAALLSTCNRTELYAIASDAQHLADWLDSHAAGLHGYLYQHQDADAVRHLFRVATGLDSMVLGEPQILGQVKDAWSLAREHGAMGGRLDRLFQQTFSVAKRARTDTRVGANPVSVASTAVRLAQNSFARLSESTVLLVGAGETIELAAKHLSEGRVRRLLIANRTLAHAQELASRHGGVALPLSELERHLHEADVVFSATAAREPVVTRAQVEQALRARKHKPMLLFDLAVPRDIEAGVADLADAYLYTVDDLERAVEDNRRGRREAAEAAEAIIDLQVVRYMEALQASTRQAPLKRLRAHGDNTRDDVLAKARQQLAHGKPAEEVLEFLANTLTNRLLHPPTAALREAALRGDADLARAAERLFPEKPGYFHPILKTDDTDPAP, via the coding sequence ATGACGTTGTGGGTGCTCGGATTGAACCACCAGACCGCGCCGGTCGACCTGCGCGAACGGGTGGCATTCGCCGGCGATGCGTTGCCGCGCGCGCTGCAATCGCTGCGCGCGCTGCCCGACGTCGCCGAGGCGGCGCTGCTGTCCACCTGCAACCGCACCGAGCTGTACGCCATCGCCAGCGATGCGCAGCACCTGGCCGACTGGCTGGACTCGCACGCCGCCGGCCTGCACGGCTACCTGTACCAGCACCAGGACGCGGACGCGGTGCGGCACCTGTTCCGGGTCGCCACCGGGCTGGACTCGATGGTGCTGGGCGAGCCGCAGATCCTCGGCCAGGTGAAGGACGCCTGGTCGCTGGCGCGCGAGCACGGGGCGATGGGCGGCCGCCTGGACCGGCTGTTCCAGCAGACCTTCTCGGTGGCCAAGCGCGCGCGCACCGACACCCGGGTCGGCGCCAATCCGGTGTCGGTCGCCTCCACCGCGGTGCGCCTGGCGCAGAACTCCTTCGCCCGGCTCAGCGAATCCACCGTGCTGCTGGTCGGCGCCGGCGAGACCATCGAGCTGGCCGCCAAGCATCTCAGCGAGGGCCGCGTGCGGCGCCTGCTGATCGCCAACCGCACCCTCGCCCACGCGCAGGAACTGGCCAGCCGCCACGGCGGCGTGGCGCTGCCGCTGAGCGAGCTGGAGCGCCACCTGCACGAGGCCGACGTGGTGTTCTCGGCCACCGCCGCGCGCGAGCCGGTAGTGACCCGGGCGCAGGTCGAGCAGGCGCTGCGCGCGCGCAAGCACAAGCCGATGCTGCTGTTCGACCTGGCGGTGCCGCGCGATATCGAGGCCGGCGTGGCCGACCTGGCCGACGCCTACCTGTACACCGTCGACGACCTGGAGCGCGCGGTCGAGGACAACCGCCGCGGCCGCCGCGAAGCCGCCGAGGCGGCCGAGGCGATCATCGACCTGCAGGTGGTGCGCTACATGGAGGCGCTGCAGGCCAGCACCCGGCAGGCGCCGCTCAAGCGCCTGCGCGCGCACGGCGACAACACCCGCGACGACGTGCTGGCCAAGGCGCGGCAACAACTGGCGCACGGCAAGCCCGCCGAGGAGGTGCTGGAGTTCCTCGCCAACACCCTGACCAACCGCCTGCTGCACCCGCCCACCGCGGCGCTGCGCGAGGCGGCGCTGCGCGGCGACGCCGACCTGGCCCGCGCCGCCGAGCGCCTGTTCCCGGAAAAGCCGGGCTATTTCCACCCGATCCTGAAGACCGATGACACCGACCCTGCGCCGTAA